The DNA segment TTAAATATGTGTGCTTACATATCTGGATTTATGATTCTGATACTGCAAAGCGTGGTTTCTTTAGGTATTTCTGCATTCTGAATTTAAGTTTAAATATCTATATATTTGCATATATATGTGGTATGTTGAGAACTTTTACAAATGCTTCATTAACAAATAATGAATATAAATAGCTGTTTTCCTAATGTTACCAGCTTAAGAGTTAAGCACAACTAGCTACAAATAAAAtgtcttttccttctcctgtaAAAGTGCAGTTCtactctttaaaaataattctgtatttAGGAAGCAACATGGGCACattcacagctctgtgtgcttcATTAAATAATTCAGTGTTTGTTTCCAGCTTCTTCTGCTTCTTAGAAGCTTGGGATTTAAGATGGATGAGCAGGTATCCAGATCTTCTAGTGGATAAATTTCAATATTTACATTCCAGGACAAGCATATTTTAAGATAAACAGCTTTGTCCTGCAGACAAtgctgaggggggaaaaaaagacatttttaatgaCTATTCTTGAGGTTCTtcattttggttgggtttttcccCCCTAGATTAGAACTACACTTTAACTGCCATATCATGTTTAATTAACTTAAGCATAACATGGCTTTGTGCCATCCAGTAACAAAGGCACTGTCTTGCTGCTACTTTCTGTGAAATTGTACACAGTGAAAAACCTGTTTGGATGGGGAGCCTTAATATGgttaaaaagaaacataattaaCCCTTTGGGTGCCTTAAGCTAGATCCTGTTTATCATGGGGCACTCACTTGCATCTGCAGGCACAGCTTGTTTCAAGAACTGCAAGAGAATTTGCCTTAAGTGACAATGCCCTGGGATTTCCAGAACTTGGAACTCAAAGGGTTATTTTAGACTactggttaaaaaaaacaagcctCTAAACAGGGAACAAAATGAGAAGGTCTTTGAAAAATTCCTTTGcatactattattattattatttttacattatgGGTTTATCAGCTTTGGGGACAAAATTGTTGTTAAGCTTCTGATAAAAACATCACTGGCTGAAGAATtctacacagagaaaaaaatacttggTATTCTTAAATGACAGTATGTGCAAAATAAATTGCTTTATTAAGTGGAAATTCAAAGAGAGATGCACATCTTGATGACTGTCCTAGCACCACACAGTAAACTGcaataattaaaatgaaacaaggTCAGTGTGTTGAATTAGCTGATTACATATTAAAGGTGCACAATGCAGGTAACTGTATACTAAAGACTTTCTACAAATGATGCAGTTTAAGCTTAGTTCAAACCTGCCTGACAAAAATGAAGCTGTCAAGTTTAAATGATACCCTTGCTGTCCTAGTTAGCTGGAATTAAAGACTGATGGTTTTTCCCTTGAGGGAAACAGTACTTTAGGTACATGCAGTGCTGAAAGCAATGGAAATAACAGGGTTCTTAATTCACAAAAAGTGAGTAAAAAATTATTGACTAATGTTTTTATTCTAATATGTGCACCTTTAGTTGTGTAATGGTCCCTTTAACTGAAGAATGGGATATAATTTTCTACTTGCATACGAACTTCTTTGAAATAACCAAGAGTATGGCATTGCCTGGTCTGGCTTTGGATGTGCATTGTACTGAAACTATGGAATTTTAGTCATTTCTTTTAGACATTTACCTGAAAGTTAAAATGGCTAGTAAACTGCATTCTGACTGTAGAATTTAAGTACTAAATAAACTCTATGCATATCAGACCTGCTTCACTTGCTCTCgtgttttgtgctgctgtgggatcaGTTGTGCCACAGTCTGCAGCTGAGTGCCCGAGCTGCCTGGCCCCCTGGAAGGCCATTCCTGAAAGGCAGAACAGACTGAGACCTCAGAGTGCAGAGGAAAGATGAAAGCTGTCACTCTCTAAAGCTGCCAGAATCTTTATTCCCTTTTCTGTTCCATTGGACACACGATTTGGGAGCTGGGTGATCAGGCACTGGAATACAGGAGAGgcagacatgcacacaccaATATCACTACAAACTGGGTTTGCTTCACACTTCAGTTTGACAGAGAAGGATTATATTTAAAGAAACCATTAAATAAAACTGACAATTTATTGAGACAAAGCTAGAAAGCAAACTAATGTGCAGCAAAACCCACAGGATTGTTTTTTCAGAGCCTGGGCTTCCCTGGAGCAGGATGTAATCACCATGAAATGACATCACTGTCTCACTAAGAGCCCCAAGAGTTACATAATGTTTGCTAATTACCATCGGGGTTGTGGGAAAGCTGAGGCAAGGACACCAAGTAATTCACCAAGTCCATAAAGTCTGTCAGAGTGATCTGTAATTCAGAAAGCCATGGTTTGAAGTTTTTGAGTGCAGCTCATGCTGTGTCTGTGATCTTGTGATTTCATCTGAAATTCTGTTCATAGAAAGGAAGACGAAGCTAAGCTAGAGATGATTTGCTCTCATTTGACACTGATGAATTAAAGGAAGCAGTCTGCCTTCCTCATGAAGCTTTTGAGTATCTGTTGCACCTCCAACACAAGTCCCATTGATAAACACTCTTGGGACCTATCAAGACAACAAAAGTTGCGTTAGTTTCTTCTTGGGAAAAAGGTAAACATTCAAGCAAGCCCATGTGGACTCCAGTACACACAATCACTGTGTTCTTCTAGATGAGTGTATAATATTAGTGTACAACCCTACTTGTCCATAATATTTACAGAGATGGGAAACTTCCACGTGCCCCTCAAAAGTGGGATAAACACACGGCATGGGTTATTGTAATAAATTCCAATAACTGAGTCAAGTGAGAATacgtaaaataaaataaaggtgTTAAACACAGTggtttaaatatataaatgaaaaatggctTTGATATTATTATTTCAGTGGCAGTATGGCAAAGATCAGCTCTGAGGGACAGCCAAAGGGGTTCTAGAAGAAGAGACCTCCTGCAGTATTTAATTTAGGAGCTTGTATCCCAAATTTACCAGTCTCAAAACAATTAAGCACTTGCTGTGGATATAACCCAGGAGTGATGTGTGCAGCCCAAATTGTTACTTGTTATGTATAAGAGAATATACTCACTGTTCTGCCACCAGTCATGTGTTCCAGAATGTCTTGGAACTGCCTTCCATTTGCATTTAGGTCCAGTTCCACAGCTGTGTAATTCACGTTCAAACCCTCAAAGAGGTTTTTTGCCATTTTGCAGTACGGGCACGTTGTTTTAGAGAAAATCACCACACAGTTGTGTGAAATAATATCCTGTGTGCTCAAAAGAAAGTTAGAAGTCAGCGAGCTTCGAGGCAATGCACTTGGAACACTATTGAACAGTCATGAAAGTAATACACAAGTTAAAAAGCTGCTGTTAGAGCAGCAAACCTCTAACAGCAGGAAAACCTCTGCTGGCACCAGCTTTGACTTGCTCCTGGCTCCAAAACAGCACAAGGATGGTGGAGTGTGTGGTACAAACTCTGCTCTGCAGTCTGCCCaactccctgtgtccccctaAATTGTTTAGGAGTTTTCTTTGTCCCTAAGGCACTTGGGATGTGCCAGTGGCAAGCACAGTGACCAAAAGCAGTCGGTGGAAGATACACCCTTATCACTTTACTGTAAATTCAAGGGGATTTCAGGCTATCATTTACTATCAGTAAATTTATGAAAAACCACAACTtctaaaatatttaactttACTTGGTATCagtaattttataattttacaaGGTTCTATCCCTGATGTTGACAGCAGCACTGAATTTGAATggagttcttaaaaaaaaaaccccttaaaatGGATGCAGCCTAGGAAGATCAGGTCCCAGGGctgtagataaacaaaactgcCAGCATAACTATGGCTTGATAACCACAATGAACGTAGGAACAGGTTCAACAGGCAGAACTATTTACAGTATTTCTTTGTGTAAATAAGGAAAGTAATTGGCTTTTATAAATGCTGAAATCAGtaaaagcaacagaaataatGCTACCTGTATTTGATTCACAGCAGCATCATACGACAATCCTACAGAAGCGGTCTGGCTGTTCCCCATTCTATAACTAAAAAGAAATGACAGTCAGACCTCCGAGCTTTCCAAGAATCGCCACATTGCCCCGTTTTGCTTCGGTTTTCCACTGACTGCGCCATGGAAGTTCACTTGAGCTGCAGCGTGTGCAGCCAGCCCGCTGCTCGTGTGcctgcagggaagggcagcGGCCGCGAACAGCCCGGGCGGGCCGTTAGGGAAAACGGGAAACGCTCCGCGCCGCCCGcgacagacacagacacacacagacagacacacacacacagacacacagacacagacagacacacagacacacacagacagacacacagacacagacagacacacagacagacacagacagacacacacacacgtgtgaCACCCCCGACATCGCGGCACCGCCCCGCGACCGAGCCCTGCCCTCATCCCCAACCCCGTCGCTCTCCCAATCCCGATCGCGGGCCCGGTCCCTGTCCCGGACCCTGTCCCAACCTTAATCCCGGACTCGGTCCTTGTTCCGATCCCGATCCCCGTCCTTGTCCCGGTCCCTGTCCCAACCCTAATCCCAGTCGCGGTCCTGGTCCCGATCCTTATTCCGGACCCTCTCCCTGTCccggtccctgtccccgtccccatgCGGATCCCGATCCcggtccctgtccttgtcccggCTCCTGTCCCGACCCTAATCCCGGTCGCGGTCCCGATCCCTGTTCCGGACCCTCTCCTTGTCCCGGTATCTGTCCCGGTCCTTGTCCCgatccctgtccttgtcccggTCCCTGTCCCTAATCCCAGTTCCGGTCCCGATCGCGGTCCCTGTCCCGATACCGATGCcagtcccggtcccggtccctcCTTATCTCTATCCGTGCCCCGATCGCGATCCTTATCCCTGCCGCAGTCTCAGTGCCGATCCCAGTCCCTGCTCAGGACGGTGTCCTTGTCCCGACCCCAGTCTCTATCCGTGTCCCGCTCCTtatcccgttcccgttcccggcCGGGCGCCCCCGGCCCGCACTCACCGCCCCCCCCAGGCGGCCGCCACGCGgcgcagcgccccctgcagcGCCATGGCCGCGGCAGGAAGGGgcggcgctgccccggcccTCACGGCGCCGCGCCTCCCCGGGCCCGCACCGCCTCCCGGGGCTGCCCGCCGCGCTGCCCGCGCTCCGGGACGGCACGGGGACAGcacggggatggggacagcagagggaCAGCACGGGGTCAGCTGGGCCAGCACGGGGACAGGTGGGCCACACAGGGTCAGCAC comes from the Passer domesticus isolate bPasDom1 chromosome 7, bPasDom1.hap1, whole genome shotgun sequence genome and includes:
- the GLRX2 gene encoding glutaredoxin 2 isoform X3 — encoded protein: MGNSQTASVGLSYDAAVNQIQDIISHNCVVIFSKTTCPYCKMAKNLFEGLNVNYTAVELDLNANGRQFQDILEHMTGGRTVPRVFINGTCVGGATDTQKLHEEGRLLPLIHQCQMRANHL
- the GLRX2 gene encoding glutaredoxin 2 isoform X2 yields the protein MAHYRMGNSQTASVGLSYDAAVNQIQDIISHNCVVIFSKTTCPYCKMAKNLFEGLNVNYTAVELDLNANGRQFQDILEHMTGGRTVPRVFINGTCVGGATDTQKLHEEGRLLPLIHQCQMRANHL
- the GLRX2 gene encoding glutaredoxin 2 isoform X1; its protein translation is MALQGALRRVAAAWGGRYRMGNSQTASVGLSYDAAVNQIQDIISHNCVVIFSKTTCPYCKMAKNLFEGLNVNYTAVELDLNANGRQFQDILEHMTGGRTVPRVFINGTCVGGATDTQKLHEEGRLLPLIHQCQMRANHL